CTTGCGGCTTGCCGCGCGCATCCTGATAAAGCGCGATCAACATTCCCCCGCCGTGGCGGAGAGCAAGTTCAACCGAGTCCGTCAGCCGGGGACGGATCAGCTTCGTGATCACCAGGCGGTCCACCACAATATCTATGGAATGTTTTTTTTTGTCGTCCAGCGGCGGCACTTTTTCAAGATCATAAATCACGTTGTCCACGCGCGCGCGCGCAAAACCGCGCCGGCGGGCATGGTCCAGGACCTGGGCGTGCATCCCCTTGCGGCCACGGATTTGCGGGGCCAGCAGGGCCACTTTGGCCAGGTTGGGCAGCAAAAGCAGCCGTTCCACAATCTCCTCCGCGCTCTGGCGCGCCACCGGCCGGCCGCAGTGCGGACAATGCTGGCGGCCGACGTGCGCGAACAACAACCGCAAATAATCGTATATTTCCGTGCTGGTGGCGACAATGGAGCGCGGATTTGAGCCGGCGGTCCGCTGCTCAATGGAAATGGCCGGCGACAGGCCCTCAATGTAGTCCACCTCCGGCTTCTGCATCTGCTCCAGGAACTGGCGCGCGTAGGCCGAAAGGCTCTCCACGTAGCGGCGCTGGCCCTCGGCGTAAAGCGTGTCAAACGCCAGCGAGGATTTGCCCGACCCGCTCAACCCGGTAACCACGGTCAACCTGTGCCGCGGAAGCTTGACGGTAATATTCTTGAGATTGTGCTCCCGCGCGCCGGCAATCGTGATCCATCCGTTCTGTGCTTTTGTTTCCATCCGAATTACTAACCTTGAAAATATTTTTTGCTAAATGCCGCTATGGTGGGCTGAAAAAACGAAATAGCGCTCCATGCGTTTGCTCCGGGTTTTCCCTTACCCTGCGAATCTGTCGCGCCATTTTCGGGGATTTTGGGAGCAATGAAATATGGAATAGATTACAATTTGTTCGGAATCGCGCTCAAAGAAAATGGCGTAAGGAAAACGTCGGACAAGCGCGCGCCGATAGTTCTCGTGAACGACTGGATATACCTGCGGGCGTCTTTCGATGGATAGGATTGCGACTTCCAAGCACCTGATGAAATCCATGCCAAGTCCCGGCGCTTGCCCCTCGTACCATGAATACGCTTCGGCAATATCCTGTCTGGCTTCGGGAAGTAAAACCAGTTTGTCAGGCATTGCGCACCAGCATAGACCTTTTTACCTGTTGCCAAGTCATGACCGAATCCGGATTCTTCCGAAAACTCCGTTTCCGACGGGACAACTCTTTTTTTTGCCATTCCAGAACAGGTATGTCGGCGTTGCTCCTGGCAATGCTGTCCCAGATATCTTCAACCATCAGAATTTTTTCGGGCAGAGGCAAGGTTTCGATGTTTTTACCAAATGTTGTCATGCTGAAAACATCTCAAAAAAAATGGTCGGAGTCAACCGGATATCAGATATTCACTGAAGAGAGCAATTCCGCTTCGCCACCAAACAATTCATTAAGATATGATGGTAAAGAATAAAAACTTTTCTTGTCGGTTATACTCATGTTCATATTAAAAGGATACAAAACCCTCTGGATAAAATCAAGCCGCTAGCGACGGGGGACATTTGCGCCTATTCCCCCTCTTTTCACCGCCGCTCCCGGCGCGGCCTCAATTTCCAGCGGCGCATGTTTTTTAATATATTCAACAACCGCCGCGCGCGTGTCCTGATCCGTCTCTTCCAGCCTGGAACCGGACCGCTCCATGATTTCCCGCAGCCGGGGAAACCGTCCCCCGGCCGAAGCCAGATCATAACTGTTCACCGCAAATGAAATTCTCTCGCCGTGTTTTATCTCCCGCCCGTCGCTTCGGCACAGATTGCGCACCCGCGCGCCGGCCAAAGCGCGCGGATTCAATTCATAAACAAGTCCGTAAATCCCCCGGAACTGGTCCTTGCCGTAATAACCGCTGTTTTCCTCAAGAATTTCGCTGATTTCCGCCGGCGTCAGCCAGGCCTTGCTGATCGTGTTTTCATAGGGAACTATTTTCCAGACATCCGCCATCCGCACCGCGCCGGCCGGCAGGCTCGCCGCCGACAAACCACCGTGAAAAACAATCTCCGCCCCGACCGCCTCGCTTATGGCCGCGGCGATGAGCGTCTGCGCGCCGGACTGTCCCGGCGTTTTTTCCCGCGCCGTGATTTCATGCTTGTTTTCCCCGACCTTTCGGCGCAGGTATAAGCCGGCCGAACTCAAATCCGCCGCCGCCAGCTTTTCCAGTTCCGGGTCCGGGGGCGCCTCGCCGCTGACGGGGATAAGCCGCGGCTCAATCCGGGTCAACCTGCGCCGTTCATCGTCAAAGCGGAGGACAACGCGGCCGAGCCAGAGGCCGTAACAGCCGGCCTGGGTGTAGATAATCCGATTTATTTCCTGGCCTTCAACCGCCTGATGAGTATGGGCGCCGATAATCAAATCAAAATCGGGAAATGCCTTTGCGATGCTGTTGACTTGATTGCCGCGGTGGTCCCCCCACTGCCGCCAGCCCTGGTGCACGGCCAGGACGAGAATGTCGGGCTTGATTTTACGCGCCTGCTCCACAACCGGGCGCAGGGCTTCCAGCGTGTCCGGGAATTGCAGACCGCCGAGGAGGCGCGGACGCGACCAGTTGGGAATGTAGGGATTGGTCAGGCCGATAATAACCAGCTTGACCCCGTCCAATTGTCTGACCAGGAAAGGGCGGGCATGCGGCAGACTTTGGCCGGCCGGCGCCGTTATGCCCGCCGCCAATACCGGAATTTCCGCCCGGCGGTAGAGCGCGCGCAACCTTTCAACCCCCCAGTCAAACTCGTGATTTCCAACCACCAGCGCGTCATAACGCAGATATCTGACCGCCTTCACCATGACATCCCCGCGGGTCAAATAACCCGCAACCGAGCCCTGAAATAAATCGCCGCAGTCAATCAGAACCGCGTTGGTCGCCTCCGCCCGGATTTGATTGATAATGGCCGCGCAGCGCAATAATCCGCCGGCCGGCCGCGCCTGATGCGCAGTATCCGCGGACAAACCGGCCTCCCGGTCGTCCACCCTGACCGGCTCAAGGTGGCCGTGCAAATCGGCGGTATGGAGGATATTGATTTCTACTTCGCGGCCGGAACAGAGCGCCGCCAGGCCGCATCCGAACAGGAAAAGAGCCGCCCCGCGCCCGAAAAGATTTTTATTGCGCTGAAACGGCCGATTGGATAATTTTAAGGGCATGTATTCAATAATGTTAAAATCAAAAATCCACCTGGCAAGGGTTACCGCCGTCAAACCCGACTATGAAGGCAGTCTAACGATTGACCGCGACTTTATGGAGGCGGTCAAAATGCTGCCCTATGAGAAAGTCCTTGTGAGCAATATGGAAAATACGAACCGTTTTGAAACTTACCTGCTGCCCGAGCAACCGGGAACGGGAACCGTCTGTCTCAACGGTCCGGCGGCGCAACTTGGCGCCATAGGGGACCGGCTGGTCATTTTTGCGTTCTGCCATATTCCCACGGAAGAAGCGCGGAATCATCGCCCGCTCATCCTGGTTCTGGACGAACGCAACAAACCGGTCCGATAGATGTTGAACCCGAAGTTTTGGAAATAATCTGATTGGTTATTTCCAAAACTGACGTGGTTTCCGTCTTGGCGGATCAGCGCCACATTGGCACATGAAACGTGATTCCGTGATTCACGTGGCGGCCCTACGGGTTAATTTTGCGCCCGCATGCGCAAAATCAATATTCATTCCGCCTTCTTGATTCTGCCTTTCTCAGGCAATATTGCGCTCCCCCTCCCCCCAGCCGCGGCAACGCCCCTCAATAACTTCCCTGGTAATCCGACACTCCCTGATATTCTTCTTCGCGGGCGCCTCGTACATGATATCCAGCATGATGTGCTCAAGAATGGCGCGCAAACCGCGCGCGCCGGTTTTCTTTTTCGCCGCCAAAAAGGCGAGATGCCGGAGCGCGGCCTCTTCAAACACCAGCTTGATTCCCTCCATCGCCAGCAGTTTTTCATATTGTTTGAGCATGCTGTTTCGGGGCTCCACCATAACGCGCACGAGGTCTTCCTCGGAAAGGTCGTTCAGGGCCGTTACCATCGGCAGACGACCGACAAATTCCGGAATCATCCCGTAATGGATAAGGTCCTCCGTCTCAACCGCGCCCAGAATTGATTCCTCCTGCACACGGCGGCGGCCGGAACCCGCGCCCGCGGGGTTAAAGCCGATATTTTTGACGCCGATCCGGCGGCGGACGATTTCATCCAGGCCGACAAACGCGCCGCCGCAGATGAAGAGGATGCCGGCGGTGTTAATCTTGATGAACTCGGCCTGGGGATGCTTGCGGCCGCCGTGCTGAGGCACGCTGGCGATCGTCCCCTCCATGATTTTCAAGAGCGCCTGCTGGACGCCCTCGCCGGAAACATCGCGCGTGATGGAAATATTCTCCGCCCGGCGCCCTATTTTATCAATTTCGTCAATATAAATAATACCCGTCTCGGCCCGGGCCACATCCATATCGGCGGCCTGGATAAGGCGCAGTAAAATATTTTCAACATCCTCGCCCACGTAACCGGCTTCGGTCAAGGGGGTGGCGTCGGAAATACTGAAGGGCACATCCAGAATGCGGGCCAGAGTCTGGGCCAGCAGAGTCTTGCCACTGCCCGTGGGGCCGATCAGGAGGATATTGCTTTTTTGGATTTCAACCGCGGCGAGCGGATCGTCCTGATGAAAACGCGTCTTCTGTTCCAGCCGCTTGTAATGATTGTAGACGGCCACGGCGAGAACCTTCTTGGCGTGTTCCTGACCGACGACA
This sequence is a window from Kiritimatiellia bacterium. Protein-coding genes within it:
- the clpX gene encoding ATP-dependent Clp protease ATP-binding subunit ClpX, yielding MTKKKSPSCSFCGRGKYEAPSLLIGPGVNICRDCLEICAREMRGGAARPAAQRKARPTPKPHEIKTMLDDYVVGQEHAKKVLAVAVYNHYKRLEQKTRFHQDDPLAAVEIQKSNILLIGPTGSGKTLLAQTLARILDVPFSISDATPLTEAGYVGEDVENILLRLIQAADMDVARAETGIIYIDEIDKIGRRAENISITRDVSGEGVQQALLKIMEGTIASVPQHGGRKHPQAEFIKINTAGILFICGGAFVGLDEIVRRRIGVKNIGFNPAGAGSGRRRVQEESILGAVETEDLIHYGMIPEFVGRLPMVTALNDLSEEDLVRVMVEPRNSMLKQYEKLLAMEGIKLVFEEAALRHLAFLAAKKKTGARGLRAILEHIMLDIMYEAPAKKNIRECRITREVIEGRCRGWGEGERNIA
- a CDS encoding addiction module protein; protein product: MVEDIWDSIARSNADIPVLEWQKKELSRRKRSFRKNPDSVMTWQQVKRSMLVRNA
- a CDS encoding aspartate 1-decarboxylase, encoding MYSIMLKSKIHLARVTAVKPDYEGSLTIDRDFMEAVKMLPYEKVLVSNMENTNRFETYLLPEQPGTGTVCLNGPAAQLGAIGDRLVIFAFCHIPTEEARNHRPLILVLDERNKPVR
- a CDS encoding type II toxin-antitoxin system RelE/ParE family toxin — protein: MPDKLVLLPEARQDIAEAYSWYEGQAPGLGMDFIRCLEVAILSIERRPQVYPVVHENYRRALVRRFPYAIFFERDSEQIVIYSIFHCSQNPRKWRDRFAG
- a CDS encoding bifunctional UDP-sugar hydrolase/5'-nucleotidase; its protein translation is MPLKLSNRPFQRNKNLFGRGAALFLFGCGLAALCSGREVEINILHTADLHGHLEPVRVDDREAGLSADTAHQARPAGGLLRCAAIINQIRAEATNAVLIDCGDLFQGSVAGYLTRGDVMVKAVRYLRYDALVVGNHEFDWGVERLRALYRRAEIPVLAAGITAPAGQSLPHARPFLVRQLDGVKLVIIGLTNPYIPNWSRPRLLGGLQFPDTLEALRPVVEQARKIKPDILVLAVHQGWRQWGDHRGNQVNSIAKAFPDFDLIIGAHTHQAVEGQEINRIIYTQAGCYGLWLGRVVLRFDDERRRLTRIEPRLIPVSGEAPPDPELEKLAAADLSSAGLYLRRKVGENKHEITAREKTPGQSGAQTLIAAAISEAVGAEIVFHGGLSAASLPAGAVRMADVWKIVPYENTISKAWLTPAEISEILEENSGYYGKDQFRGIYGLVYELNPRALAGARVRNLCRSDGREIKHGERISFAVNSYDLASAGGRFPRLREIMERSGSRLEETDQDTRAAVVEYIKKHAPLEIEAAPGAAVKRGGIGANVPRR
- a CDS encoding excinuclease ABC subunit UvrA, producing the protein METKAQNGWITIAGAREHNLKNITVKLPRHRLTVVTGLSGSGKSSLAFDTLYAEGQRRYVESLSAYARQFLEQMQKPEVDYIEGLSPAISIEQRTAGSNPRSIVATSTEIYDYLRLLFAHVGRQHCPHCGRPVARQSAEEIVERLLLLPNLAKVALLAPQIRGRKGMHAQVLDHARRRGFARARVDNVIYDLEKVPPLDDKKKHSIDIVVDRLVITKLIRPRLTDSVELALRHGGGMLIALYQDARGKPQETIFSEKHACPDCGISFEKFTPRHFSFNSPYGACRECSGLGV